The following proteins are co-located in the Methylomonas sp. 11b genome:
- a CDS encoding formate dehydrogenase subunit gamma has translation MQDYQTQKPTVLEILNTHQAMPGNLLPILHGIQDTLGYIPPAAVVDIAKSLNLSQAEVHGVISFYHYFRETPPGEHTIRICRAESCQAMNGKALETHVKQQLGIDFHETTADGIFSLEPVYCLGNCACSPSITIDDEVMGRVTTEKFDRLLATYKGAK, from the coding sequence ATGCAAGACTATCAAACCCAAAAACCCACCGTGTTGGAAATACTGAACACTCATCAAGCAATGCCGGGTAATCTGTTGCCTATTTTGCATGGTATTCAGGACACTCTGGGCTACATCCCGCCGGCCGCCGTAGTAGACATTGCCAAGTCGCTCAATCTTTCCCAAGCGGAAGTCCACGGGGTTATTAGTTTTTATCATTACTTTCGGGAGACTCCGCCCGGAGAGCACACAATACGAATTTGTCGGGCCGAATCATGCCAAGCAATGAACGGTAAAGCGCTGGAAACCCATGTTAAACAACAGCTTGGCATCGACTTTCACGAAACCACAGCTGACGGAATTTTTTCACTAGAACCTGTTTATTGTTTAGGTAACTGCGCTTGTTCGCCATCAATTACCATAGACGACGAGGTGATGGGTCGCGTCACAACTGAAAAATTTGATCGTTTGCTAGCCACTTATAAAGGTGCCAAATAA
- a CDS encoding peptidylprolyl isomerase, with translation MKLKLIPLILASSVLLPGCFEEKAKEASAPAAPTVSKEDAVASVNGTYISKKTLETLEKEIAERSQGQTFPKEQLLEELIQRELLIQQAVQKQLDKSPEVIERMATVRNSLLSQAALQDYLKANPVTDEEIKAEYDSKMANMGSEYKARHILVKTEDEAKKLIAELEKGGDFTALAKKHSIDPMGSEGGDLGWFTADRMVPPFSEAVVALENGKFSKQPVQTQFGWHVILREESRALTPPPFDSVKEQIRPMLQRQKAQAMIENLRKNAKVEVLLPPTPPKQEEAQPADQAAPAPAAEATPAEPASAAPNADVKPTEPAATAK, from the coding sequence ATGAAACTGAAACTTATTCCCCTGATACTAGCCAGTAGCGTACTGTTACCCGGTTGCTTCGAAGAAAAAGCCAAGGAAGCGTCCGCACCAGCGGCACCGACTGTCAGCAAAGAGGACGCGGTTGCTTCGGTTAACGGCACCTATATCAGCAAGAAAACCTTGGAAACCTTGGAAAAAGAAATTGCAGAACGCAGCCAAGGCCAAACCTTCCCAAAAGAACAGCTATTGGAAGAACTGATTCAACGCGAATTGTTGATTCAGCAAGCCGTACAAAAACAACTGGATAAATCGCCGGAAGTCATCGAACGGATGGCGACCGTTAGAAACTCCTTATTGTCGCAAGCGGCCCTACAAGACTACCTGAAAGCCAACCCAGTCACCGACGAAGAAATCAAAGCGGAATACGACTCCAAAATGGCTAATATGGGCAGCGAATACAAGGCCCGCCACATTTTGGTTAAAACCGAAGACGAAGCAAAAAAACTGATCGCAGAACTGGAAAAAGGCGGCGATTTTACCGCGCTGGCTAAAAAACATTCCATCGACCCGATGGGCTCCGAAGGTGGAGATTTAGGTTGGTTTACCGCTGATCGCATGGTCCCGCCCTTCTCTGAAGCCGTGGTTGCGCTGGAAAACGGCAAATTCAGCAAACAACCCGTGCAAACTCAGTTTGGCTGGCATGTGATCCTGCGCGAAGAGTCCAGAGCGCTAACACCACCGCCGTTTGATTCAGTTAAAGAACAAATTCGCCCAATGTTACAGCGCCAAAAAGCGCAAGCCATGATCGAAAATTTGCGCAAAAACGCCAAAGTTGAAGTCTTACTGCCGCCGACACCACCAAAGCAAGAAGAGGCTCAACCGGCTGATCAGGCTGCACCAGCACCTGCTGCTGAGGCCACTCCGGCCGAACCAGCCAGCGCCGCACCAAACGCAGACGTAAAACCCACCGAACCAGCGGCTACAGCTAAATAA
- a CDS encoding septation protein A, translating to MKPLLEFFPIVLFFVAYKLYDIYIATAVVIAATVVQVISYWLLYRKVETMQWITLGLILVMGGATLYLQDEQFIKWKLTIIEWLFGGAFLVSQFVGKKTFIERMMGANLELPDRIWKRLNLSWSMFFIGVGCLNLYVMANYSTDDWVSFKTFGVPGLMLIFIAVQIVFLYKFIPAPEAKE from the coding sequence ATGAAACCGCTTTTAGAGTTTTTCCCTATCGTTCTATTCTTTGTCGCGTACAAACTGTACGACATTTACATTGCCACTGCCGTCGTAATCGCCGCCACGGTTGTGCAGGTCATCAGCTATTGGCTGCTCTATCGCAAAGTGGAAACCATGCAGTGGATTACACTGGGATTAATTTTGGTCATGGGTGGTGCGACACTATATTTACAGGACGAGCAATTCATTAAGTGGAAACTAACCATTATTGAGTGGCTGTTCGGCGGTGCATTTTTGGTCAGCCAATTCGTCGGCAAAAAAACTTTTATAGAACGCATGATGGGCGCAAACCTCGAATTGCCGGATCGTATCTGGAAACGCCTTAACCTGAGCTGGTCCATGTTTTTTATCGGGGTCGGCTGTTTAAATTTATACGTGATGGCGAACTACAGCACCGACGACTGGGTCAGTTTTAAAACTTTCGGCGTTCCCGGCCTGATGCTTATTTTTATTGCCGTACAAATAGTGTTCTTGTATAAGTTTATTCCCGCACCAGAGGCTAAAGAGTAA
- a CDS encoding BolA family protein, protein MTADHIRQKLEEAFKPELIEIIDHSAAHAGHAGNKGGGHFHVTLISTQFEGKSLVQRHQLVYQALGDMMKDEIHALGINALTPSENS, encoded by the coding sequence ATGACAGCCGACCATATCAGACAGAAGCTGGAAGAAGCTTTTAAGCCAGAATTAATCGAAATCATCGACCATAGCGCCGCACACGCCGGCCACGCCGGTAACAAAGGTGGCGGTCATTTCCATGTCACTCTCATATCCACTCAATTTGAAGGTAAATCCCTGGTGCAAAGACATCAGCTGGTTTATCAGGCCTTGGGCGACATGATGAAGGATGAAATCCATGCCCTGGGCATTAACGCTTTAACCCCCTCTGAAAACAGCTAA
- a CDS encoding YciI family protein, which translates to MLYAIMAEDVADSLSNRLAARPQHLERLTILQNQGRLVLAGPHPAIDSENPGDAGFSGSLIVAEFASRQDAQDWANADPYISAGVYARVTVKPFKQVFPQ; encoded by the coding sequence ATGTTGTATGCCATCATGGCCGAAGATGTCGCGGACAGCCTGAGCAATCGTTTGGCCGCCCGTCCGCAGCATCTGGAACGATTAACTATATTGCAAAACCAAGGCCGCTTGGTATTGGCCGGGCCGCATCCTGCGATAGATAGCGAAAACCCCGGCGATGCCGGATTTAGCGGCAGCCTGATTGTTGCCGAGTTTGCCAGTCGGCAGGACGCCCAAGACTGGGCCAATGCCGACCCTTATATCTCCGCGGGCGTATATGCTCGTGTTACCGTTAAACCTTTCAAACAAGTATTTCCCCAATGA
- a CDS encoding (2Fe-2S)-binding protein: MYVCVCKAVTDRQVTQAISQGVCNRRQLMQCTGAGGVCGKCTASIKALLDENTQNRKMQAQAA, from the coding sequence ATGTACGTATGTGTGTGTAAAGCGGTCACCGATAGACAGGTTACGCAGGCAATCAGTCAAGGTGTATGTAATCGCAGACAGCTGATGCAGTGCACGGGTGCGGGTGGTGTATGTGGAAAATGCACGGCCAGTATTAAAGCTTTACTGGATGAAAATACGCAGAATCGGAAGATGCAAGCTCAAGCGGCATAG